The Streptomyces capitiformicae genome contains the following window.
TCGTATCTCGGATATCGAGCCCACGGCCGTGGTCTTGCCCACTCCGAAGCCGCCGGCGATGACCAGCTTGACCGGCGTCGGGGGCTGTTCAGCTGGTGTCACGGAGTGTGCCCCGTGAGTCGGGGACGGCACGGAGACCATCGATAACCCTTCGCAGTACGGAGAGATCCTGGGCGGTCCTGGCGTTCGGCCGGTGGACCGCCAGATGCCCGGCGGCGCGCAGGTCCTCGGCCAGCACGCGAACCACGTTGAGGTGCAGTCGCAGCCCGGCGGCGAGTTCCGCCACCGACTGCGGCCGCCGGCAGGCCGCGACGATGTCGTGGTGCTCGAAGGCGAGCGTGTGAAGGGCGGAGAGCCCGGCCGACGTCGACACGACCTGGGTCTCGACCGGGATCGGCGCGATACCGTCTCCCGACACCCGGCCGGTGGTCAACAGGAACGGCCGGATCGCGGAGGCGCGGCCGACCGGCTCCGGCGAGCCCCCGGCGTCCCCCGCCGGCTCGTGTGGTGGTCCGACGACGCCCATCACGATCCCTTCCCGAAGTGCCTGTACCCGTGCCCCGGCCGAGGCAGGGTCAGCCGGTCGGCGCCGCGCCGACATTGTTCTTCAACTCCAGCACCAGCTGAGGAGTGAGCGCGGCCCCGGCCCGGTTGGCGAAGAGGGTCATCTCGTAGGCGATGTTGCCCAGCTTCGCGTCCTTGGAGGCCACCACTCCGAGGACAGCACCACAGCCGATGGCCGAGACCAGCACATGGCCGCCCTCCAGATCGATGATGACCTTGTTGAGGCCGCCGAGACCGTAGTTGCCGGAGGCGCCCGCGGCGAGACTCGTCAGGCCGGACACGATCGCGGCGAGCCGCTCGGAGTCGGCGTGGTCGCGCAGCCGGGAGACGGCGATCAGCAGGCCGTCGGACGACACCGCGATGGCGTCGACCACACCCGCGGTCTCCGTGGCGAACCGGTCGAGCAGCCAGGTGAAGTCGGCCGCGGCGGCTCGCAGGTCGGTCGGTTCCGGCCGCTCGGAAAAGCTGTCAGCTGTCGACGTGGTCACTGCCGGGCTCCTTCTGGGTTTTCTGGTGGTGCGTTTGGTGCGTTGCCGCCGGCCCGGTCGGGGCGTAGGCGCTGTCCTGCTCCGCGCGGCGTACGGCGGCTTCGAACTCGTCGAGTTCCGAGCGGACGGCCTCGGCGTCGGCGGGCTGCCGTACGGCCGAGGGCCTCCGGTCGGCCGGTGAAGCGGTCCTGGCGAGCGTCGCTCCCCGCACTCGCCGCCGCAGCGGCCGAGCGGCCTGCGCGACGCCCGGTTCCCCGAAGGCGGCGCCCGGTTCACCAAAGGCGATGGCCGATCCGCCGGAAGCAGCCCTCGATTCACCGAAGGCGGCGCCCGATCCGCCGGAAGCAGCCCCCGGTTCACCGGAAGCGGCAGCCGGTTCACCGGGGGCGGCAACCGATCCCCCGGAAACAGCCCCCGGTTCACCGGAAGCGGCCCCCGGTTCACCGGAAGCGGCGGCCGAAGACATGCGATCGACAGGGGGAGAAAGTCATACCAACTCCGAAGGCCGGGCGCCCCATTGCGGGGCCACCAAAAAGGTAATGAGGGGAGTACGACGGGGGTGCCCCAGGGGAAGGACGCAGTCTGCTGATAGCGGCCTTCCTGGGGTTCGCTGTACACGACGACAGTGTTGTTGGCGCGGTCGATGAGCAGGTAGACGGGGATGTCAACCGCCGCATAGCCGATGGGCTTGTCGATGCGGTCTCGCTGATGGGTGTCGCGGTCGTGCGAAGTGATCTCGACGACCATCAGGATGCCGTTGGACGCGGACCACTCGCCGTGGCCTTTGAAATGGCCCTTGCGTGCGACGGCTCCGTCGGTGCGGGCGCGACCCTTGCGGTAGGCCTCGGTCTTGACGCCGGACTCGCCGTAGAGGCGGAGGTCGGAGCGATGCTGCATGCACTGTTCCTGCAGCCAGACGAAGATCTCCCGGTGGTTGCCGTCCGGCACTGCCTTGACCTCTACTTTTCCGTTGATGTACTCAAGCCGCACGGTTTCGGGAGCCACAGCGGCCAGCTCCTCGAATTCGTCGACGTCGAGCGGGCCGTGCCGGACGCACAGCCTCCCGCCGAGGAACTCCAGCCGGTTCCGCAGCTCCCTGGGGGCCCTGCGGACGAGTTCCTCGAAGTCCTCGACGGACATCTGCGGGTGCTCAGCGGTATCAGGGGTCATGGTGTCGCCTCCTTCCTCCCATCGTGCCCCGGCGTGGTGTCGTCGGACCGTAGGAGCGGTCATACGGGTGCCCTTTCCTGGTGCTCTTGTCGTTGCTGGTACATCGCCGCACGGATTTCGGCCGCGCGGTGGTGGACTGCGGCGGCCGGGAGGGGCGTGCGGGTGTGAACGGGTGCGCGTTCGCCTCGGCAGGCGCGGCAGAAGCCGCCGGGGAGGACTTCCGGAGGGCCCGGGACACCGCAGTCCGCGCATTCGAGGATGCGGAGGGGTGGGCGTGCGGGAGCGGCTTCCGGTTCCGGCGGGAGCTTGTCGCGCAGGCGGGTGCGGAGCAGGGCTGCCGGGCTGTGGACCGGGGTGGGGAGGCCGCTGGTGAGGGCCTGGCGTACGTACTCGTCCGTCGCGCCTCGCTCGAACCACGGCGTCAGGAGCGGGGCCAGGGTCGCGCAGTCGGCCTGGGAGAGGGAGAGCGCCGGGGCCGTACGGCCGAGGGCGGCCAGGAGGATGTGGGCTCGGGAGCGGGTGGGCGGGGGCTTGTGCGGCTCTTGCGGTGCGTCGCCCCGCGTGAAACTCGCCCACCAGTCGTCGTCCCGCGCGGTACGGGTGAACCACGTTCGGGTGATCCATTGCGAGCCGCCCGAGTCGGCGGTCAGCTTTTCGCGCCCCCGGCGCAAGTGGCCCGCCTGTTGGAGGTTGTTGAGGGCAGTGCGGAGGGCGCATTGGCCGTACATGAGGTTCTTGGCCAGCGTTTTTACGCTGATGTCGGCGCCGTTGGGGAGGCGGTCGATGTATGCGGCGATGGCGGCTTCGCGGGGCGGGAGGTGGGCGAAGTCGTGGGCCGTGCGGGGGAGTTCGTCGGGGGCGGCGCGTTTGCCGTAGCCCGGCTTGGCCATGGGGTGGCCGGAGTCGAGCGGGGTCGCGTGCGCGGGCAGGAAGGCAGCACTAAGCTTGGCGTCAGCCATGGGATCGAATCTCTCTCGATCTCGTAGGTCAAGCCCCCGCAGGTGTTGGTAGCACCTGGCGGGGGCTGTTCGTTATGCGGGCACGTTAGACGAGCGTCACCGTGTGTGGCAAACCGAACGCGTCGCGTCAACTTGCCGGGTGGGAGGGTGGGTTGAGGCCCTCCACCCGTTCCTTGAAAAGAGGGCTCGGAGTTCGGTGCTTGAGCTTCGGGGCGGTTGAAGGGGTGGATCAGCCCATGCTCTTGGCGCCGTCCAGGGACTCCCGGATGATGTCGGCGTGGCCGGCGTGCTGGGCGGTCTCGCCGACGATGTGCATCAGCACCCTTCGGGCCGACCAGTGCGCGTCCCCTTCGAACCACGGGGCCTTGGGCAGCGGGTGGGCGACGTTCAGATCGGGCAGGGCGGCGATCAGTTCGTCGGTCCGGGCGGCCACCTCGTCGTAGGCCGCCAGCACACCGGCCAGCGTTTCGCCGGGCAGCATCCGGAACTCGTCGGCGCGCTTGGCGTAGTCGGCCTCGGTCATGGCCATGAAGTCGGGCATCGCGGAGGGACCGTCCTGGATGAAGCCGGCCCAGCTCCGCTCCACCGACGTGACATGCTTGATCAGGCCGCCCAGGCAGAGTTCGCTGGCGGTGGTCCGGCGCCCGACCTCCTCGTCGGTGAGGTCGCGGGTGGTGAAGCGGAGGAAGTGGCGCTGGTTGGCCAGGGTCTCAAGCAGGTCGGCGCGCTCGGTGTCGTTCATGGTCTGGCTCATGGTCTCGGCCTCCGTGGATTTTGGTTCCGGTCCGTCGGTCGAGACCCACGTTAGGAGTCGATTAGGTCAGATCCTGTCCGCTTGCCTCGGGTGCTTCAGGTCTTCGACGAACGCCGACCACGCCTCCGCCCGGAACACGAGCTTCGGGCCGTGGGGGGTCTTGGAGTCGCGGACGGGGAGGTGGGTGGGGTGGCCTTGGGCGACGGCGACTTCGAGGCAGTTGCCGTCGTCGCCGCCGCTGTAGCTCGACTTGTGCCAGCGGGCGACTTCCAGGCAGTCTCCGCCGCTGCCGCCGCTGTAGCTGGACTTGTACCAGGTGGCCGCGTCCAGGTCGTACTCAGAGATGCTCCTCATGCGCGTAATCCTGCGCCATTGCATCGAGCAGAACCAGGGAGTTCTCCGGCGAGAGAGCGGAGGCCGTGAGGAATTCGTAGTTGCGCCGCACGTGTCGGACGGTGGCAGGGTCATCCTCCAGTCGTCCGGTGCCGACCCCTTCGTAGTAGACGAGTGGTGGGGCGTCCTCGAAGTCCATCAGCTTGATGGAACCCTCCATCGAAGCGTGGGCTCCCGCGTCGAACGGCAGCACCTGCACGATGGCTCCGTTCTGACGGACCAGGGTGGCGATGTGGCGTAGTGCCTCGGCCATCACCTCCTTCCCGCCTGTCACGCGACGCAATGCTGCCTCGTCAATCACCGCCCACAACAACGGACTTGTTGGACCATCGAGGATGTGGGCCCGCTCCATCCGTGCCACCACCAACGCGTCGATCGCTTCCTCTGCCGCTGTGGGGCGGTAGGCGCGGAAGACGGCCCGTGCGTACGCGGGAGTTTGCAGGAGCCCGGGAATCAGCATCGGGGAGTATTGCCGGAGCTCCAGGGCGGCCGCTTCCGCCTCCGCTGCCTCCGCGAAGTGCCCCGGATACTTGGACTTGGCCGCCACCTTGCAGTTCCGCAAGAAGAACCCGTCCGTGTCCAGGACTTCGTCGAGCAGTCGGGCGATCTCCGGCGTCATCCGCCTCGTCGCCGCTTCCAACTGGCCGACGAACGAACCACTCACGAACAGCCGTTGCCCCAGTTCCTCTTGACTGAGGCCCGCCCTCTCTCTGGCATGGCGCAGCTCCGCTCCCAGCATCGCGCGTGGTGATGACGACGGGTCGAGATCCTTCGGTCCTGGCATGGCCACAACTCCCTGTCCAGCAGCCTTGATGTTGGGGCGTCGTATCTGGCCAGGCTAGACAGGTCTCGGCCACTCTGTGTGGCGAACTGGAAACTCAGCGTGGAGGAAGTGGACGTGAAGAACAGAGCGGCAGCGAACGCGCGGCGGGTCGGTGGGCGGCTCGGGTCGACCGAGGAGGTCGTGGAGCGGCTCGATCAGGCGTTGCGCGGGGTGGGGATCATCCTGCCGTCGTTGCGGGTCGACCCGTTGACCGGGGCCAGCGAACTCCCGGACGCACTCGTGGACTTGGGCCGGTGCAACATCCAGGTCGCGTCGCGGCTCGCCGACGTACTGCGCAAGGTGGCGGAGACGTGACCGGGCGGCTGCGGTCGTACGCCGTGGACGTACGCAGCGGACGGCTCGGTGAGGTGATGGGGCGGGAGGGCGGTTACGTGCAGCTGCGGCCCGTCGGGGGCGGGCGCGAGTGGGACTGTCCGCCCGAGTCGGTGCGCGAGGCGGCGACGGGGGAGGTGCTGCGGGAGCGGGTGCGGCAGGTCAACGAGGCGGGGCGGCTGCCCTGTTGAGCGGCCTCGAAGGGCCGCGGGTCTACAGGCCGCCCCCCATCGGCTCGATGTCCACCCGTACCGGCTCGCCCCAGACCCGTAGCACCTCGTAGTCCGTGAACTCGTGGACCAGGCGGTACGAGATCGCGGGGCGGGGGCCGCGGCGTTGGGCGGTGAGGTAGAGCTCGGCCTCGCGGCGGTCTCGGCGGGGGGTGCCGCAGAGCTGCCAGACCTGGCCGTTCCAGGACTCCGGGAGCCAGCGCTGCTGGGGCTGGGGGCGGTCGTCCCGTACGCCGTAGCGGGACGGGGTCGGGGCGGCCGGGCCGGTGGGGCGGGCCTGGCCGTAGCTGTCGTTCAGCTCGGTGCGGCGGGCGGCGCGGCGGCGGGTCTCGCAGAGCAGGCAGCGGTCGGGGGCCTCCTCGTCGACCGGGCCGTTCGGATGCTCGGCGCAGCGCGTCGTCGGGGCGGCCGTCGTGACCGTCTCGTCCAGCAGCTCCAGGGCACGCTTGATGTCCGCCTTGACCTCGTGCAACTTGGCGTCCGGGGTTTCGGCGGTGAGGGCCTCGCCGTGCTCCCCGAGGACGCGCAGGGCTCGGCCGAGGGCGGTGAGCTGGGCGTGATTCACGGCGTGCGGCTCCGTTTCGTATCCGTGTCCCGTACGTAGGTCGTTCGTGCCCACACTCGCACACGCCACTGACATCGCCGCCTCGGCCGAGCCCGGCGCTTCAGCAGCCGCACACCTCGCGGTACGGCGCGCAACGTACCGACGCCGAGGCCGCCGACTGCACGGCCGAGAAGTACCTGGCGGGCACCGACGGACGGAACCCGTTCCGGCCGGGCAAGAAGTGACCGTACCTGGGGTGGCGGGCCCACCATCCACCTGGCACCCTCGCTCCGGCGGCGAGGTGAACCACGACGGGGCCGGGACAGCACGACTGTCCCGGCCCCACCGCCGCGTTTGCCCCCAGCGGCGCCTCACGGTGTCGTCGCCGCCGCCAGCGCCGCGCGCAGGTGGCCCTCGTTCTCCGTGAGGAGGCGGGTGGCCGTCGGGGCGTCCACTCCGCTGAGGATGGTCAGGATGGCGTTCTTCACCTCGCCGTTCGACGCGGTGAGGGCCGTCTCGATCTCGTCGTCGGTCGCGCCGGTGGCGAGGGCGACGATGCGGTGGGAGCGGGCGCGGAGTTTGTCGTTGGAGGCGCGTACGTCGACCATCAGGTTCCCGTACGTCTTGCCGAGGCGGATCATCGTGATCGTCGACAGCATGTTGAGGACGAGTTTCTGGGCCGTGCCCGCCTTCAGACGGGTCGAGCCGGTCACCAGCTCGGGGCCCACGACGATCTCGATGCCGTGGTCGGCGGCCGCCGCGAGCGCGCTGGCCGCGTTGCAGGAGAGGCCGACCGTCAGGGCTCCGTGGGCGCGGGCGTGCTGGACCGCGCCGATCGCGTACGGCGTACGACCGGAGGCGGAGACGCCGACCACCGTGTCCTCGGGGGTCAGGGTGAGCGCGTCGAGGTCGGTCCTGGCCAGTTCCGCCGAGTCCTCCGCGCCCTCGATCGACGTGACCACCGCCTCCCGGCCGCCCGCGATCAGGCCCACGACCTGGGAAGGGGTCGTGTTGAAGGTCGGCGGGCACTCGGACGCGTCCAGCACACCGAGCCGGCCCGCCGTACCCGCGCCCGCGTAGATCAGCCGGCCGCCCCGGGACATCCGCTCCGCGATCGCGTCGATCGCCGCCGCGATCAGCGGCAGCCGCGCCGCCACCGCCGTCGGCACGGTCGCGTCCTCGCCGTTCATCAGCTTCGCGATGTCGAGGGTGGGGAGCCGGTCGATGTCGGCGAGCTCCGGCCGGAAAGCCTCGGTCGTCAACATCTCCAACTCGGCACGGACGGCGAGGTGGTTGGGGGAGGCGTCGGAGGGGAGGGATTGCATGGGCTGACTCTCTATCCGTACGGTGCCGACAGCGCCCCTCAAGGAGCGCGGGACTCTGCACATGTGCGGCTCCGCCGCGATGGGGTCCCCCCGCTCATGGGGGTCCCTCCCGCTCGAGCGAAGTCGAGAGTGGGGGAGAAGCCGAGAGGGGGGAGCGATCAGCCGCAGACGGCCCGCAGTCACACATGGCGCCAACCATCCACGGCGCCCAACGTCCTACCGCGGAGCACCCCCACTCCGATGCCGATGCGCCAGCGCCTCGTACGACGCCGAAAGCGCCGGCGCCGCCGACTCGTACGTCCGTTGCATCACCCCGATGAACAGGCAGTCCACCACCAGCAGTTGACTCGTCCGGGACGACATCGCGGCCGGCCGCAGCTCGCTCTCCCGGGCCGTGGACGTGGTCAGGACGTGGTCGGCGTACTGGGACACCGGCCCGTCCGGTCGTCCGGTGATCGCGACCGTCGTCGCCCCGTGGTCGAAGGCGACCCGCAGCGGTTCGATGACGTCGCCCGTCGAACCGGAGTGGGTGATCGCTATCGCCACGTCCTTCGCGCGGAGCTGCACCGCGTTGGTGACGGCGAGGTGCGGGTCGCTGTGCGCGTGGGCAATCAGCCCTATGCGGAGCAGCTTCTGCGTGAGGTCCTGGGCGACAAGGCCGGACGCCCCCACACCGTAGACATCTATCCGGCGGGCCCCGGCGAGCGCCCCGACCGCCGCGCCGAGCTGGCCCATGTCCAGTCCGGCGGCCGTGTCCGCGAGGGTCTGCTGTTCGTCGTACGCGAGCTTGGCGACGACATCGGGCAGCGGGTCGTCGACCGCGATGTCGGCCGTGACCGAGGGCGCGCGGCCCGACTGCTGCTGGGCGGCGAGGCCGGCGAGGGCGAGGCGGAGGTCGCGGTAGCCGGGGTAGCCGAGGAGGCGGGCGGTGCGCACGACCGTCGCCTCGCTGGTGCCGGTGAGCTCGGCGAGACCGGTGACCGTGAGCGCCGCGCAGCCCGCCGGGTCGCCCGCGACCGCCTCCGCGACCCGCTGCATGGAACGCGTCATGGAAGGCGCCAGCGTACGCACCTTAGCCGCGAGCGCGGCGGGGGCGGGCGGGGCCGCGGATGCGGCGGTCGTGGTGGCCCCGGTGGCTGTGAAAATTTCCTTCACTTCGTCGCTCACACCATGAAAGATATTTTCTGTTCGGCTGTGTGGTCAAGGGTGCGCACAATGGATGCATGAGCCCCAGCAGTGCCCCCGGTGCCCCCGGTGACCCCGTAAGCCTCCTTGAGCGGGCGTTGCACGCGGCTCGCGCGCTCGTGCTCGCCGATCTCGTCGCGGGCGAGGTCGCGGAGGCGGACGTCGTCTCGCTGGTCGAGGACTCCGTAGTCGAGCGCCGCTGGTGGGTGGAGCAGTGGCCGGACGGCGCCGCGTACGTGGCCGGGCTCGTCGCGCAGGACGTCCAGGACGCGCTGCTGGACCGTTACGGCCGCTGGCCGCTCTGCCCGGTCTGCGGCGCCGGCGACCCGCACGCCCTCGACGTCGAACCGGAGCTCGGCCCCGATCCGCAGTGGGTGTGCCACAAGGCGGGGGTGCGGGTCGCGGCGGTGGGGTCGCTGGGGACCGCCACCGGCGGGGCGACCGGGGAGACGCCGTCGTCGTGACGCTCTACATAGATCCGCCCACCTGGCCGGGGCACGGACGCATGTGGTCGCACCTCGTCAGCGATGTCTCCTTCGACGAACTGCACGCTTTCGCACGGCGGGTGGGCGTCCCCGAGCGCGCCTTCGAACGCGACCACTACGACATCCCCTCCCACCGTTACGCGGAGGTCGTACGGGCGGGGGCGGTGGAGGTCGGCTCGAAGGAGCTGCTGCGGAGGCTGGTGGAAGCGGGGTTGCGGAGGCCGAAGGGGCGCCCGGCGTAACCGCCGTACGCCAGGGGGTGCTTTGGAAGTCCCTAGTCGCGCAGCCGGAGTTCGTACGCGAACTGCGCCCCGTCCTCCCCGTCGCCCCAGTCGTCGCTCACCTTCTCGAAACCGGCGCGGGAGACGACGCCCTGGGAAGGGGCGTTGTCCTTGTCGACGACGGCGAAGAGGGAGCGGACGTCCCCGCGCTCGGCGGCCCGTTCGCGCCCCCAGTCGGCCAGGGTGCGCAACGCCTCGGTCATGTAACCGCGGCCGCGCGCTCCTTCGACCAAGTCGTAGCCGACCTCGGTGCGGCCGTCCTCGTCGGGGGCGCCGTGGTAGCCGAGGGCGCCGATGGCCAGCCCGTCCTCCTTGCGGACCAGGGCGAACATGCCCCACTCGGGCCGGTGCACCCCCGCCTCGTACGCCTTGAACACCATCCCGGCGCCGACCCGCGTCCCCTCGACGGGCCCGCCCTCGATCCAGTCGAAGCCGCCGGTGCCGCCCTCGGCCAGGTCGGCGGCGGCCGCCGGGTGGATGCCCTGCAGGACGATGCGTTCGGCGGGGATGTGCAGCGTATTGCTCCAGCGCCACTCGGTGACGCGGGCGCGGCCGGGGAGATCGGCGCGGCCGGTGGCCCACAGCAGGGTCGGCCAAGGGTCGTCGCCGGGGCGGACGTGCGGGAAGAGCCGGGTGAGGAGGCTCGTGCAGAGGTCGGCCGGCGGCATGTACGCGGGCAGCCCCAGCCCCTCGACGATGTCGTGCGTGTGCAGCAGGACCTCGGTGACCCCCATCGCGGCGAAGCCCTCGCGGTCGGCCGCGCGGAACGGGGCCGGATGGAAGGCGCGCACCTCGCGGGGCGTGGTGCGGACGGTGGAGGCGAGCAGTTCGCCGGTCGTCCGGATGACGTCGAGGACGTCGGCGTTGCCGGTTGCCTCGTCCATCGTGAACTCGAACGGCAGGTACGACGTCGTCGCCCGCCCCGCCAACTGCCCCGCGTACCCGAGGAGACACGACGCGATGTGCTCGGCGGTCTCCCGGCAACTCCACTCCAGCCGCCCCGCCCTGACCCCTTCCCAGTCCCGGCCGACCGCCTCCCGCAGCACTCCGAGGCTGTGCTCGACGGCTTCTCGTACCTGTTCCCCACCCATTGGTCGCATGGCGGCGAGGATAGGTGGGGTCAGGGCTCGCCACGCACTGGTTTTACGACGGTCTCCACTTCTCGCTTCTCGCCGATGGCTATGCCGCCCTCCCCGCCGTCGCCCCCGGCCACGACGCGCGACGCGGCCGTACGACGGTGGTGGCGCAGCGACACGGTGGTGATGCCGATGGCGCCCGCGGTGAGCGCCCCGCCCGCCCAGGCCGTCGACGTGAACCCGAACCCGGCGTCGATGACGATCCCGCCGAGCCAGGGTCCGCTCGTGTTGCCGAGGTTGAACGCGGCGGTGGTGGTGGCGCCGGCGAGGGTGGGGGCGGCCCCGGCGACGTCGAACATACGGGCGTTGAGGGCGGGGGCCGTGTAGAAGCAGGACACCCCGAGGAGGAAGGAGAGCAGCACGGCGGCGACGGCGTACTGGGCGAGGAGAGCGAGGGCGACGAGCAGCACGGTGGAGGCGGCGATACCGCTGAGCAGCACCCCGAAGAGGTGCGCGTCCGCGATGCGCCCGCCGATCGCGGTGCCGATCAGCGCC
Protein-coding sequences here:
- a CDS encoding DUF397 domain-containing protein; protein product: MRSISEYDLDAATWYKSSYSGGSGGDCLEVARWHKSSYSGGDDGNCLEVAVAQGHPTHLPVRDSKTPHGPKLVFRAEAWSAFVEDLKHPRQADRI
- a CDS encoding MurR/RpiR family transcriptional regulator, whose product is MSDEVKEIFTATGATTTAASAAPPAPAALAAKVRTLAPSMTRSMQRVAEAVAGDPAGCAALTVTGLAELTGTSEATVVRTARLLGYPGYRDLRLALAGLAAQQQSGRAPSVTADIAVDDPLPDVVAKLAYDEQQTLADTAAGLDMGQLGAAVGALAGARRIDVYGVGASGLVAQDLTQKLLRIGLIAHAHSDPHLAVTNAVQLRAKDVAIAITHSGSTGDVIEPLRVAFDHGATTVAITGRPDGPVSQYADHVLTTSTARESELRPAAMSSRTSQLLVVDCLFIGVMQRTYESAAPALSASYEALAHRHRSGGAPR
- a CDS encoding DUF742 domain-containing protein: MGVVGPPHEPAGDAGGSPEPVGRASAIRPFLLTTGRVSGDGIAPIPVETQVVSTSAGLSALHTLAFEHHDIVAACRRPQSVAELAAGLRLHLNVVRVLAEDLRAAGHLAVHRPNARTAQDLSVLRRVIDGLRAVPDSRGTLRDTS
- a CDS encoding DUF4031 domain-containing protein translates to MTLYIDPPTWPGHGRMWSHLVSDVSFDELHAFARRVGVPERAFERDHYDIPSHRYAEVVRAGAVEVGSKELLRRLVEAGLRRPKGRPA
- a CDS encoding roadblock/LC7 domain-containing protein; translated protein: MTTSTADSFSERPEPTDLRAAAADFTWLLDRFATETAGVVDAIAVSSDGLLIAVSRLRDHADSERLAAIVSGLTSLAAGASGNYGLGGLNKVIIDLEGGHVLVSAIGCGAVLGVVASKDAKLGNIAYEMTLFANRAGAALTPQLVLELKNNVGAAPTG
- the murQ gene encoding N-acetylmuramic acid 6-phosphate etherase, whose amino-acid sequence is MQSLPSDASPNHLAVRAELEMLTTEAFRPELADIDRLPTLDIAKLMNGEDATVPTAVAARLPLIAAAIDAIAERMSRGGRLIYAGAGTAGRLGVLDASECPPTFNTTPSQVVGLIAGGREAVVTSIEGAEDSAELARTDLDALTLTPEDTVVGVSASGRTPYAIGAVQHARAHGALTVGLSCNAASALAAAADHGIEIVVGPELVTGSTRLKAGTAQKLVLNMLSTITMIRLGKTYGNLMVDVRASNDKLRARSHRIVALATGATDDEIETALTASNGEVKNAILTILSGVDAPTATRLLTENEGHLRAALAAATTP
- a CDS encoding GNAT family N-acetyltransferase; this translates as MGGEQVREAVEHSLGVLREAVGRDWEGVRAGRLEWSCRETAEHIASCLLGYAGQLAGRATTSYLPFEFTMDEATGNADVLDVIRTTGELLASTVRTTPREVRAFHPAPFRAADREGFAAMGVTEVLLHTHDIVEGLGLPAYMPPADLCTSLLTRLFPHVRPGDDPWPTLLWATGRADLPGRARVTEWRWSNTLHIPAERIVLQGIHPAAAADLAEGGTGGFDWIEGGPVEGTRVGAGMVFKAYEAGVHRPEWGMFALVRKEDGLAIGALGYHGAPDEDGRTEVGYDLVEGARGRGYMTEALRTLADWGRERAAERGDVRSLFAVVDKDNAPSQGVVSRAGFEKVSDDWGDGEDGAQFAYELRLRD
- a CDS encoding helix-turn-helix domain-containing protein, whose protein sequence is MPGPKDLDPSSSPRAMLGAELRHARERAGLSQEELGQRLFVSGSFVGQLEAATRRMTPEIARLLDEVLDTDGFFLRNCKVAAKSKYPGHFAEAAEAEAAALELRQYSPMLIPGLLQTPAYARAVFRAYRPTAAEEAIDALVVARMERAHILDGPTSPLLWAVIDEAALRRVTGGKEVMAEALRHIATLVRQNGAIVQVLPFDAGAHASMEGSIKLMDFEDAPPLVYYEGVGTGRLEDDPATVRHVRRNYEFLTASALSPENSLVLLDAMAQDYAHEEHL
- a CDS encoding DinB family protein, whose product is MSQTMNDTERADLLETLANQRHFLRFTTRDLTDEEVGRRTTASELCLGGLIKHVTSVERSWAGFIQDGPSAMPDFMAMTEADYAKRADEFRMLPGETLAGVLAAYDEVAARTDELIAALPDLNVAHPLPKAPWFEGDAHWSARRVLMHIVGETAQHAGHADIIRESLDGAKSMG